One Anguilla rostrata isolate EN2019 chromosome 15, ASM1855537v3, whole genome shotgun sequence genomic window carries:
- the ppef1 gene encoding serine/threonine-protein phosphatase with EF-hands 1 isoform X4, which produces MGCGTSVATEDQGKRLENDESIKGGCPALTMKAAILIQRWYRRYIARLEMRRRYTWNIFQSIEYAGEQEQLQLSSFFSFMLDNFTQLNGSSPCDPMTEEGGVARYELIDVEDSYCGPHLSFPLNVNHTNALLSTYKEQKTLHARYVLQLLHETKKFLEQIPNIIHLSTSYYKEITICGDLHGSLDDLLLIFYKNGLPSANNPYVFNGDFVDRGKKSVEIIIILFAFMLLYPDHMHLNRGNHEDHIMNLRYGFTKEVMQKYKTHGRDILQLLQDVFSLLPVAMVIDSKVLIVHGGISDMTDLNFLESIERHKVKSALRLPRRTMDSVMATRCGSQVKGDLRRRRRGSAQRRNQRKKGSSGSSSSSSSSSSSSSSSSLCSPRISSRNQPRPRLSSSVLSPTLTSYVPCMDSMVSIETQPREEEEWKQVVDLLWSDPKIQDGCTPNTFRGGGCYFGPDVTRTLLERHGLSLLIRSHQCKQEGYELCHNGQVITIFSASNYYEVGSNRGAYVKLGADLIPRFFQHQVSHCTRKLTLHQRVSAAEDSALKALQEKLFAHRTELMTTFQQYDKNNTGAISLSDWAQAVESVLRLDLPWRTLRPRLARLSQGGNVEYLSCFENICPNQPPPLVTPNLAETLYRYRTDLEIIFNIIDKDHSGLISIEEFRHTWKLFSSHLRVAVEDSVIDDLARSIDFNKDGSIDFNEFLEAFRVVHRLDTKDQHQD; this is translated from the exons ATGGGCTGTGGCACCTCTGTCGCCACAGAAGACCAAGGGAAGAGACTTGAAAATG ATGAGTCCATCAAGGGCGGCTGTCCAGCTCTCA CGATGAAAGCAGCCATCCTAATCCAGCGCTGGTACCGCCGCTACATTGCCCGTCTGGAGATGAGGCGTCGCTACACCTGGAACATCTTCCAGTCCATTGAGTACGCCGGGGaacaggagcagctgcag CTCTCAAGTTTCTTCAGTTTCATGCTGGACAACTTCACTCAGCTGAACGGGAGCAGTCCAT GTGACCCCATGACTGAAGAAGGGGGAGTGGCCAGGTATGAGCTGATTGACGTGGAGGACTCGTACTGCGGCCCTCACCTGTCCTTCCCTCTCAATGTGAACCACACCAacgctctcctcagcacttaTAAGGAGCAGAag ACTCTTCACGCCCGATACGTCTTACAGTTGCTGCACGAAACAAAGAAATTCCTCGAACAGATCCCAAATATCATTCACCTGTCTACATCATACTACAAGGAGATCACAATTTGTG gTGATCTGCATGGAAGCCTTGATGATCTCCTACTCATTTTCTATAAG AACGGGCTTCCATCGGCCAATAACCCGTACGTGTTCAACGGAGACTTTGTGGACAGAGGGAAGAAATCTGTGGAGATCATCATCATCCTGTTCGCCTTCATGCTTCTGTACCCGGACCACATGCACCTGAACCGGGGCAACCACGAGGACCACATAATGAATCTCAG ATATGGATTTACGAAAGAAGTTATGCAGAAATACAAG ACACACGGCAGGGATATTTTGCAGCTGCTGCAAGATGTCTTCAGCCTGCTGCCCGTGGCAATGGTGATTGACAGCAAGGTGCTCATTGTACACGGTGGCATATCCGATATGACTGACCTCAACTTCCTGGAGTCCATAGAGAGACACAAG GTGAAGTCCGCGCTCAGGCTGCCCAGACGGACCATGGACAGCGTCATGGCGACCAGGTGTGGCAGTCAGGTAAAAGGTGACCTGAGGCGCAGGAGAAGAGGCTCGGCGCAAAGGAGGAATCAGCGGAAGAAGGGCAGCagcggctcctcctcctcctcttcttcatcgtcctcttcatcatcctcatcttcGCTGTGCTCTCCTCGCATTTCCTCTCGCAATCAGCCCCGCCCCAGGCTCTCCTCCAGTGTGCTAagccccaccctcacctcctATGTACCCTGCATGGACTCCATGGTCTCCATAGAAACGCAACCCAGGGAAGAAGAGGAATGGAAGCAG GTCGTGGATTTGCTTTGGAGTGACCCCAAAATCCAGGACGGCTGCACGCCCAACACCTTCCGGGGGGGAGGGTGCTACTTTGGGCCGGACGTGACCCGCACCCTGCTGGAGAGACACGGTCTCAGTCTGCTGATCCGATCCCACCAGTGCAAGCAGGAGGGGTACGAGCTGTGCCACAACGGCCAG GTAATCACAATTTTCTCCGCCTCCAACTACTACGAGGTAGGCAGCAACCGCGGGGCCTACGTCAAACTGGGGGCGGACCTCATCCCTCGATTCTTCCAGCACCAAGTCAGCCACTGTACCAGGAAGCTCACTCTGCACCAGAG gGTAAGTGCAGCAGAGGATTCAGCCCTGAAGGCCTTGCAGGAGAAGCTGTTTGCCCATCGCACTGAGCTGATGACCACCTTTCAACAGTAcgacaaaaacaacacag GTGCCATCTCTCTCAGTGACTGGGCACAGGCAGTAGAATCTGTCCTGAGGCTGGACCTACCCTGGCGCACCCTCAGGCCGCGACTGGCTCGCCTGTCCCAGGGCGGCAACGTGGAGTACCTGTCCTGCTTCGAGAACATCTGCCCGAACCAGCCTCCCCCCCTG GTTACCCCAAACCTTGCAGAAACCTTGTATCGGTACCGAACTGACCTTGAGATCATTTTCAATATTATTGACAAAGACCATTCAG gtctcATCTCTATCGAGGAGTTCCGTCACACCTGGAAGCTCTTCAGCTCACACCTGAGAGTGGCGGTGGAGGACAGCGTCATCGACGACCTGGCGCGCAGCATCGACTTCAACAAGGACGGCAGCATCGACTTCAACGAGTTCCTGGAGGCCTTCAGGGTGGTGCATCGACTCGACACCAAGGACCAGCATCAGGACTGA
- the ppef1 gene encoding serine/threonine-protein phosphatase with EF-hands 1 isoform X3, which yields MGCGTSVATEDQGKRLENDESIKGGCPALTMKAAILIQRWYRRYIARLEMRRRYTWNIFQSIEYAGEQEQLQLSSFFSFMLDNFTQLNGSSPCDPMTEEGGVARYELIDVEDSYCGPHLSFPLNVNHTNALLSTYKEQKTLHARYVLQLLHETKKFLEQIPNIIHLSTSYYKEITICGDLHGSLDDLLLIFYKNGLPSANNPYVFNGDFVDRGKKSVEIIIILFAFMLLYPDHMHLNRGNHEDHIMNLRYGFTKEVMQKYKTHGRDILQLLQDVFSLLPVAMVIDSKVLIVHGGISDMTDLNFLESIERHKVKSALRLPRRTMDSVMATRCGSQVKGDLRRRRRGSAQRRNQRKKGSSGSSSSSSSSSSSSSSSSLCSPRISSRNQPRPRLSSSVLSPTLTSYVPCMDSMVSIETQPREEEEWKQVVDLLWSDPKIQDGCTPNTFRGGGCYFGPDVTRTLLERHGLSLLIRSHQCKQEGYELCHNGQVGHAHQPRNTPNCHQSANHTPSSPCSWAVSVSQVITIFSASNYYEVGSNRGAYVKLGADLIPRFFQHQVSHCTRKLTLHQRVSAAEDSALKALQEKLFAHRTELMTTFQQYDKNNTGAISLSDWAQAVESVLRLDLPWRTLRPRLARLSQGGNVEYLSCFENICPNQPPPLVTPNLAETLYRYRTDLEIIFNIIDKDHSGLISIEEFRHTWKLFSSHLRVAVEDSVIDDLARSIDFNKDGSIDFNEFLEAFRVVHRLDTKDQHQD from the exons ATGGGCTGTGGCACCTCTGTCGCCACAGAAGACCAAGGGAAGAGACTTGAAAATG ATGAGTCCATCAAGGGCGGCTGTCCAGCTCTCA CGATGAAAGCAGCCATCCTAATCCAGCGCTGGTACCGCCGCTACATTGCCCGTCTGGAGATGAGGCGTCGCTACACCTGGAACATCTTCCAGTCCATTGAGTACGCCGGGGaacaggagcagctgcag CTCTCAAGTTTCTTCAGTTTCATGCTGGACAACTTCACTCAGCTGAACGGGAGCAGTCCAT GTGACCCCATGACTGAAGAAGGGGGAGTGGCCAGGTATGAGCTGATTGACGTGGAGGACTCGTACTGCGGCCCTCACCTGTCCTTCCCTCTCAATGTGAACCACACCAacgctctcctcagcacttaTAAGGAGCAGAag ACTCTTCACGCCCGATACGTCTTACAGTTGCTGCACGAAACAAAGAAATTCCTCGAACAGATCCCAAATATCATTCACCTGTCTACATCATACTACAAGGAGATCACAATTTGTG gTGATCTGCATGGAAGCCTTGATGATCTCCTACTCATTTTCTATAAG AACGGGCTTCCATCGGCCAATAACCCGTACGTGTTCAACGGAGACTTTGTGGACAGAGGGAAGAAATCTGTGGAGATCATCATCATCCTGTTCGCCTTCATGCTTCTGTACCCGGACCACATGCACCTGAACCGGGGCAACCACGAGGACCACATAATGAATCTCAG ATATGGATTTACGAAAGAAGTTATGCAGAAATACAAG ACACACGGCAGGGATATTTTGCAGCTGCTGCAAGATGTCTTCAGCCTGCTGCCCGTGGCAATGGTGATTGACAGCAAGGTGCTCATTGTACACGGTGGCATATCCGATATGACTGACCTCAACTTCCTGGAGTCCATAGAGAGACACAAG GTGAAGTCCGCGCTCAGGCTGCCCAGACGGACCATGGACAGCGTCATGGCGACCAGGTGTGGCAGTCAGGTAAAAGGTGACCTGAGGCGCAGGAGAAGAGGCTCGGCGCAAAGGAGGAATCAGCGGAAGAAGGGCAGCagcggctcctcctcctcctcttcttcatcgtcctcttcatcatcctcatcttcGCTGTGCTCTCCTCGCATTTCCTCTCGCAATCAGCCCCGCCCCAGGCTCTCCTCCAGTGTGCTAagccccaccctcacctcctATGTACCCTGCATGGACTCCATGGTCTCCATAGAAACGCAACCCAGGGAAGAAGAGGAATGGAAGCAG GTCGTGGATTTGCTTTGGAGTGACCCCAAAATCCAGGACGGCTGCACGCCCAACACCTTCCGGGGGGGAGGGTGCTACTTTGGGCCGGACGTGACCCGCACCCTGCTGGAGAGACACGGTCTCAGTCTGCTGATCCGATCCCACCAGTGCAAGCAGGAGGGGTACGAGCTGTGCCACAACGGCCAGGTGGGACACGCGCACCAACCGAGGAACACGCCGAACTGCcaccaatcagccaatcacacgcccaGCTCACCGTGCTCCTGGGCTGTCTCTGTCTCGCAGGTAATCACAATTTTCTCCGCCTCCAACTACTACGAGGTAGGCAGCAACCGCGGGGCCTACGTCAAACTGGGGGCGGACCTCATCCCTCGATTCTTCCAGCACCAAGTCAGCCACTGTACCAGGAAGCTCACTCTGCACCAGAG gGTAAGTGCAGCAGAGGATTCAGCCCTGAAGGCCTTGCAGGAGAAGCTGTTTGCCCATCGCACTGAGCTGATGACCACCTTTCAACAGTAcgacaaaaacaacacag GTGCCATCTCTCTCAGTGACTGGGCACAGGCAGTAGAATCTGTCCTGAGGCTGGACCTACCCTGGCGCACCCTCAGGCCGCGACTGGCTCGCCTGTCCCAGGGCGGCAACGTGGAGTACCTGTCCTGCTTCGAGAACATCTGCCCGAACCAGCCTCCCCCCCTG GTTACCCCAAACCTTGCAGAAACCTTGTATCGGTACCGAACTGACCTTGAGATCATTTTCAATATTATTGACAAAGACCATTCAG gtctcATCTCTATCGAGGAGTTCCGTCACACCTGGAAGCTCTTCAGCTCACACCTGAGAGTGGCGGTGGAGGACAGCGTCATCGACGACCTGGCGCGCAGCATCGACTTCAACAAGGACGGCAGCATCGACTTCAACGAGTTCCTGGAGGCCTTCAGGGTGGTGCATCGACTCGACACCAAGGACCAGCATCAGGACTGA
- the ppef1 gene encoding serine/threonine-protein phosphatase with EF-hands 1 isoform X2: protein MEQYVCVCVVCVRARVCFFVCVCLFVCVCVCLFVCVCVYVCFFVCVCVFVCMCVCVCVCVFFCLYVCVCVCVEQSFFTVVSPLAMKAAILIQRWYRRYIARLEMRRRYTWNIFQSIEYAGEQEQLQLSSFFSFMLDNFTQLNGSSPCDPMTEEGGVARYELIDVEDSYCGPHLSFPLNVNHTNALLSTYKEQKTLHARYVLQLLHETKKFLEQIPNIIHLSTSYYKEITICGDLHGSLDDLLLIFYKNGLPSANNPYVFNGDFVDRGKKSVEIIIILFAFMLLYPDHMHLNRGNHEDHIMNLRYGFTKEVMQKYKTHGRDILQLLQDVFSLLPVAMVIDSKVLIVHGGISDMTDLNFLESIERHKVKSALRLPRRTMDSVMATRCGSQVKGDLRRRRRGSAQRRNQRKKGSSGSSSSSSSSSSSSSSSSLCSPRISSRNQPRPRLSSSVLSPTLTSYVPCMDSMVSIETQPREEEEWKQVVDLLWSDPKIQDGCTPNTFRGGGCYFGPDVTRTLLERHGLSLLIRSHQCKQEGYELCHNGQVITIFSASNYYEVGSNRGAYVKLGADLIPRFFQHQVSHCTRKLTLHQRVSAAEDSALKALQEKLFAHRTELMTTFQQYDKNNTGAISLSDWAQAVESVLRLDLPWRTLRPRLARLSQGGNVEYLSCFENICPNQPPPLVTPNLAETLYRYRTDLEIIFNIIDKDHSGLISIEEFRHTWKLFSSHLRVAVEDSVIDDLARSIDFNKDGSIDFNEFLEAFRVVHRLDTKDQHQD from the exons ATGGagcaatatgtgtgtgtgtgtgttgtttgtgtgcgtgcgcgtgtgtgtttctttgtttgtgtgtgtttgtttgtgtgtgtgtgtgtttgtttgtttgtatgtgtgtgtgtgtatgtgtgtttttttgtttgtgtgtgtgtgtttgtttgtatgtgtgtgtgtgtgtgtgtatgtgtgtttttttgtttgtatgtgtgtgtgtgtgtgtgtgtggagcagagtttttttactgttgtgtCACCATTAGCGATGAAAGCAGCCATCCTAATCCAGCGCTGGTACCGCCGCTACATTGCCCGTCTGGAGATGAGGCGTCGCTACACCTGGAACATCTTCCAGTCCATTGAGTACGCCGGGGaacaggagcagctgcag CTCTCAAGTTTCTTCAGTTTCATGCTGGACAACTTCACTCAGCTGAACGGGAGCAGTCCAT GTGACCCCATGACTGAAGAAGGGGGAGTGGCCAGGTATGAGCTGATTGACGTGGAGGACTCGTACTGCGGCCCTCACCTGTCCTTCCCTCTCAATGTGAACCACACCAacgctctcctcagcacttaTAAGGAGCAGAag ACTCTTCACGCCCGATACGTCTTACAGTTGCTGCACGAAACAAAGAAATTCCTCGAACAGATCCCAAATATCATTCACCTGTCTACATCATACTACAAGGAGATCACAATTTGTG gTGATCTGCATGGAAGCCTTGATGATCTCCTACTCATTTTCTATAAG AACGGGCTTCCATCGGCCAATAACCCGTACGTGTTCAACGGAGACTTTGTGGACAGAGGGAAGAAATCTGTGGAGATCATCATCATCCTGTTCGCCTTCATGCTTCTGTACCCGGACCACATGCACCTGAACCGGGGCAACCACGAGGACCACATAATGAATCTCAG ATATGGATTTACGAAAGAAGTTATGCAGAAATACAAG ACACACGGCAGGGATATTTTGCAGCTGCTGCAAGATGTCTTCAGCCTGCTGCCCGTGGCAATGGTGATTGACAGCAAGGTGCTCATTGTACACGGTGGCATATCCGATATGACTGACCTCAACTTCCTGGAGTCCATAGAGAGACACAAG GTGAAGTCCGCGCTCAGGCTGCCCAGACGGACCATGGACAGCGTCATGGCGACCAGGTGTGGCAGTCAGGTAAAAGGTGACCTGAGGCGCAGGAGAAGAGGCTCGGCGCAAAGGAGGAATCAGCGGAAGAAGGGCAGCagcggctcctcctcctcctcttcttcatcgtcctcttcatcatcctcatcttcGCTGTGCTCTCCTCGCATTTCCTCTCGCAATCAGCCCCGCCCCAGGCTCTCCTCCAGTGTGCTAagccccaccctcacctcctATGTACCCTGCATGGACTCCATGGTCTCCATAGAAACGCAACCCAGGGAAGAAGAGGAATGGAAGCAG GTCGTGGATTTGCTTTGGAGTGACCCCAAAATCCAGGACGGCTGCACGCCCAACACCTTCCGGGGGGGAGGGTGCTACTTTGGGCCGGACGTGACCCGCACCCTGCTGGAGAGACACGGTCTCAGTCTGCTGATCCGATCCCACCAGTGCAAGCAGGAGGGGTACGAGCTGTGCCACAACGGCCAG GTAATCACAATTTTCTCCGCCTCCAACTACTACGAGGTAGGCAGCAACCGCGGGGCCTACGTCAAACTGGGGGCGGACCTCATCCCTCGATTCTTCCAGCACCAAGTCAGCCACTGTACCAGGAAGCTCACTCTGCACCAGAG gGTAAGTGCAGCAGAGGATTCAGCCCTGAAGGCCTTGCAGGAGAAGCTGTTTGCCCATCGCACTGAGCTGATGACCACCTTTCAACAGTAcgacaaaaacaacacag GTGCCATCTCTCTCAGTGACTGGGCACAGGCAGTAGAATCTGTCCTGAGGCTGGACCTACCCTGGCGCACCCTCAGGCCGCGACTGGCTCGCCTGTCCCAGGGCGGCAACGTGGAGTACCTGTCCTGCTTCGAGAACATCTGCCCGAACCAGCCTCCCCCCCTG GTTACCCCAAACCTTGCAGAAACCTTGTATCGGTACCGAACTGACCTTGAGATCATTTTCAATATTATTGACAAAGACCATTCAG gtctcATCTCTATCGAGGAGTTCCGTCACACCTGGAAGCTCTTCAGCTCACACCTGAGAGTGGCGGTGGAGGACAGCGTCATCGACGACCTGGCGCGCAGCATCGACTTCAACAAGGACGGCAGCATCGACTTCAACGAGTTCCTGGAGGCCTTCAGGGTGGTGCATCGACTCGACACCAAGGACCAGCATCAGGACTGA
- the ppef1 gene encoding serine/threonine-protein phosphatase with EF-hands 1 isoform X1: MEQYVCVCVVCVRARVCFFVCVCLFVCVCVCLFVCVCVYVCFFVCVCVFVCMCVCVCVCVFFCLYVCVCVCVEQSFFTVVSPLAMKAAILIQRWYRRYIARLEMRRRYTWNIFQSIEYAGEQEQLQLSSFFSFMLDNFTQLNGSSPCDPMTEEGGVARYELIDVEDSYCGPHLSFPLNVNHTNALLSTYKEQKTLHARYVLQLLHETKKFLEQIPNIIHLSTSYYKEITICGDLHGSLDDLLLIFYKNGLPSANNPYVFNGDFVDRGKKSVEIIIILFAFMLLYPDHMHLNRGNHEDHIMNLRYGFTKEVMQKYKTHGRDILQLLQDVFSLLPVAMVIDSKVLIVHGGISDMTDLNFLESIERHKVKSALRLPRRTMDSVMATRCGSQVKGDLRRRRRGSAQRRNQRKKGSSGSSSSSSSSSSSSSSSSLCSPRISSRNQPRPRLSSSVLSPTLTSYVPCMDSMVSIETQPREEEEWKQVVDLLWSDPKIQDGCTPNTFRGGGCYFGPDVTRTLLERHGLSLLIRSHQCKQEGYELCHNGQVGHAHQPRNTPNCHQSANHTPSSPCSWAVSVSQVITIFSASNYYEVGSNRGAYVKLGADLIPRFFQHQVSHCTRKLTLHQRVSAAEDSALKALQEKLFAHRTELMTTFQQYDKNNTGAISLSDWAQAVESVLRLDLPWRTLRPRLARLSQGGNVEYLSCFENICPNQPPPLVTPNLAETLYRYRTDLEIIFNIIDKDHSGLISIEEFRHTWKLFSSHLRVAVEDSVIDDLARSIDFNKDGSIDFNEFLEAFRVVHRLDTKDQHQD, translated from the exons ATGGagcaatatgtgtgtgtgtgtgttgtttgtgtgcgtgcgcgtgtgtgtttctttgtttgtgtgtgtttgtttgtgtgtgtgtgtgtttgtttgtttgtatgtgtgtgtgtgtatgtgtgtttttttgtttgtgtgtgtgtgtttgtttgtatgtgtgtgtgtgtgtgtgtatgtgtgtttttttgtttgtatgtgtgtgtgtgtgtgtgtgtggagcagagtttttttactgttgtgtCACCATTAGCGATGAAAGCAGCCATCCTAATCCAGCGCTGGTACCGCCGCTACATTGCCCGTCTGGAGATGAGGCGTCGCTACACCTGGAACATCTTCCAGTCCATTGAGTACGCCGGGGaacaggagcagctgcag CTCTCAAGTTTCTTCAGTTTCATGCTGGACAACTTCACTCAGCTGAACGGGAGCAGTCCAT GTGACCCCATGACTGAAGAAGGGGGAGTGGCCAGGTATGAGCTGATTGACGTGGAGGACTCGTACTGCGGCCCTCACCTGTCCTTCCCTCTCAATGTGAACCACACCAacgctctcctcagcacttaTAAGGAGCAGAag ACTCTTCACGCCCGATACGTCTTACAGTTGCTGCACGAAACAAAGAAATTCCTCGAACAGATCCCAAATATCATTCACCTGTCTACATCATACTACAAGGAGATCACAATTTGTG gTGATCTGCATGGAAGCCTTGATGATCTCCTACTCATTTTCTATAAG AACGGGCTTCCATCGGCCAATAACCCGTACGTGTTCAACGGAGACTTTGTGGACAGAGGGAAGAAATCTGTGGAGATCATCATCATCCTGTTCGCCTTCATGCTTCTGTACCCGGACCACATGCACCTGAACCGGGGCAACCACGAGGACCACATAATGAATCTCAG ATATGGATTTACGAAAGAAGTTATGCAGAAATACAAG ACACACGGCAGGGATATTTTGCAGCTGCTGCAAGATGTCTTCAGCCTGCTGCCCGTGGCAATGGTGATTGACAGCAAGGTGCTCATTGTACACGGTGGCATATCCGATATGACTGACCTCAACTTCCTGGAGTCCATAGAGAGACACAAG GTGAAGTCCGCGCTCAGGCTGCCCAGACGGACCATGGACAGCGTCATGGCGACCAGGTGTGGCAGTCAGGTAAAAGGTGACCTGAGGCGCAGGAGAAGAGGCTCGGCGCAAAGGAGGAATCAGCGGAAGAAGGGCAGCagcggctcctcctcctcctcttcttcatcgtcctcttcatcatcctcatcttcGCTGTGCTCTCCTCGCATTTCCTCTCGCAATCAGCCCCGCCCCAGGCTCTCCTCCAGTGTGCTAagccccaccctcacctcctATGTACCCTGCATGGACTCCATGGTCTCCATAGAAACGCAACCCAGGGAAGAAGAGGAATGGAAGCAG GTCGTGGATTTGCTTTGGAGTGACCCCAAAATCCAGGACGGCTGCACGCCCAACACCTTCCGGGGGGGAGGGTGCTACTTTGGGCCGGACGTGACCCGCACCCTGCTGGAGAGACACGGTCTCAGTCTGCTGATCCGATCCCACCAGTGCAAGCAGGAGGGGTACGAGCTGTGCCACAACGGCCAGGTGGGACACGCGCACCAACCGAGGAACACGCCGAACTGCcaccaatcagccaatcacacgcccaGCTCACCGTGCTCCTGGGCTGTCTCTGTCTCGCAGGTAATCACAATTTTCTCCGCCTCCAACTACTACGAGGTAGGCAGCAACCGCGGGGCCTACGTCAAACTGGGGGCGGACCTCATCCCTCGATTCTTCCAGCACCAAGTCAGCCACTGTACCAGGAAGCTCACTCTGCACCAGAG gGTAAGTGCAGCAGAGGATTCAGCCCTGAAGGCCTTGCAGGAGAAGCTGTTTGCCCATCGCACTGAGCTGATGACCACCTTTCAACAGTAcgacaaaaacaacacag GTGCCATCTCTCTCAGTGACTGGGCACAGGCAGTAGAATCTGTCCTGAGGCTGGACCTACCCTGGCGCACCCTCAGGCCGCGACTGGCTCGCCTGTCCCAGGGCGGCAACGTGGAGTACCTGTCCTGCTTCGAGAACATCTGCCCGAACCAGCCTCCCCCCCTG GTTACCCCAAACCTTGCAGAAACCTTGTATCGGTACCGAACTGACCTTGAGATCATTTTCAATATTATTGACAAAGACCATTCAG gtctcATCTCTATCGAGGAGTTCCGTCACACCTGGAAGCTCTTCAGCTCACACCTGAGAGTGGCGGTGGAGGACAGCGTCATCGACGACCTGGCGCGCAGCATCGACTTCAACAAGGACGGCAGCATCGACTTCAACGAGTTCCTGGAGGCCTTCAGGGTGGTGCATCGACTCGACACCAAGGACCAGCATCAGGACTGA